A window of Paenibacillus polygoni contains these coding sequences:
- a CDS encoding YggS family pyridoxal phosphate-dependent enzyme, with protein MQLEERIQHVNERITAACKRSGRNREDVGVIAVTKYVSTAMTSKVLDHGLIHIGENRWQNAEDKWNALHDRGIWHFIGHLQTNKVKDVIGKFAYIHSLDRLSLAKEIEKKAGQVDLQVECMLQVNISGEESKYGLEPEEVVPLLKQIREFPHVHITGLMTMAPFEEDAERTRPVFRGLRELRDDLNRQALTNQPLTHLSMGMSNDYEVAVEEGATWVRLGSVLVGKEED; from the coding sequence TTGCAACTGGAGGAGAGAATTCAGCATGTTAATGAGCGTATAACGGCCGCATGCAAACGAAGCGGACGAAATAGAGAAGACGTCGGTGTAATTGCCGTTACAAAATATGTTTCGACTGCGATGACCAGTAAAGTACTGGATCACGGACTTATACATATTGGCGAGAATCGCTGGCAAAACGCTGAAGACAAATGGAATGCTCTGCACGATAGAGGGATATGGCATTTCATAGGACATTTGCAGACCAACAAGGTTAAAGATGTTATTGGCAAATTCGCATACATTCATTCACTAGATCGTCTTTCTCTTGCAAAAGAGATTGAGAAAAAGGCAGGCCAGGTTGATCTGCAAGTGGAGTGCATGCTTCAGGTGAATATATCTGGAGAAGAATCAAAATACGGTCTTGAGCCGGAAGAAGTTGTACCATTACTCAAGCAAATTCGTGAATTTCCTCATGTTCATATTACCGGATTAATGACAATGGCTCCTTTTGAGGAAGATGCAGAACGTACTCGCCCTGTATTTCGCGGACTTCGTGAACTAAGGGATGATTTGAACAGACAAGCTTTAACGAATCAGCCGCTGACCCATTTGTCGATGGGAATGTCGAATGATTATGAAGTTGCTGTTGAAGAAGGGGCTACCTGGGTAAGACTGGGAAGTGTTCTTGTAGGAAAAGAGGAGGACTAA
- the pgeF gene encoding peptidoglycan editing factor PgeF — translation MEPFVFKKTASLDSPSLNPPAAGSPGLFEIEPWKSYEADIGLKVGYTSRLGGVGKAPYSSLNCAFHVGDDPQDVIENRTRIAKEIGMKPESWTCGEQVHKNEVAIVTERDQGRGFLDRESAFQETDGLLTNVRGILLTSFYADCVPLYFFDPKKEVVGLAHAGWKGTVAGIAERMITRMEEYYGCQRQDIRTAIGPSIGSCCYEVDDYVMNKVKVWYEVSEGNDKHNSLTYAACHKPVSDGKSMLDLKEVNRHIMIKAGILPEHIEITSWCTSCHPELFFSYRKENGITGRMASWIGLEER, via the coding sequence ATGGAACCGTTTGTATTCAAAAAGACAGCATCCTTAGATTCTCCCAGCTTGAATCCTCCTGCTGCTGGGAGCCCGGGATTGTTTGAAATAGAACCTTGGAAAAGCTATGAGGCAGATATAGGACTCAAAGTTGGTTATACAAGCCGTCTGGGCGGAGTAGGGAAAGCGCCTTACAGCAGTTTGAACTGTGCTTTTCATGTAGGGGATGATCCGCAGGATGTTATCGAGAATAGAACGCGGATCGCTAAAGAAATCGGTATGAAGCCAGAATCATGGACATGCGGAGAACAAGTGCATAAGAATGAAGTTGCGATTGTAACCGAGCGAGATCAGGGCAGAGGATTTCTAGATCGCGAATCGGCTTTTCAGGAAACGGACGGATTACTCACTAACGTAAGAGGTATTCTATTAACTTCCTTTTATGCCGACTGTGTGCCCTTGTATTTCTTCGATCCGAAAAAAGAAGTTGTAGGGCTTGCTCATGCAGGCTGGAAAGGCACGGTTGCCGGGATTGCGGAGCGAATGATTACACGAATGGAAGAGTATTATGGGTGTCAGCGTCAAGACATTAGAACTGCAATTGGCCCGTCGATAGGGAGCTGCTGTTATGAGGTAGACGACTATGTAATGAATAAGGTGAAGGTTTGGTATGAGGTTTCAGAGGGTAATGACAAACATAACAGCTTGACTTATGCAGCTTGCCATAAACCGGTTTCAGATGGAAAAAGTATGCTTGACTTGAAAGAAGTGAATCGACACATTATGATAAAAGCAGGAATATTGCCGGAACATATCGAAATTACTTCATGGTGTACAAGCTGCCATCCAGAATTGTTCTTCAGTTACCGTAAGGAAAACGGGATTACGGGTCGTATGGCAAGCTGGATCGGATTGGAAGAGAGGTGA